A part of Olleya sp. Bg11-27 genomic DNA contains:
- a CDS encoding YitT family protein translates to MDSKRSKLIKSLSEYAQIALGIILASIGLKAFLLPNGFLDGGVTGIALLINRLVHTNISLLLVLLSIPFLIIGYFTVSKRIILKSVISILGLALFIHFENFGIITEDKFLISIFGGLFLGSGIGIAIRNGCVLDGSEILGVFINDRFGISIGKVILLFNVILFTITAFVISKEIAMYSILTYIVTAKVTDMVIEGFEDFIGVSIVSKDFDKIKVEIIKELGTGMTIYKGKRGFINQGETEDIDIIHTIINRIDIKKMYRIISNIDEDAFIVEFDVNNVKGGVLRRYLDRKKGVNSAKFLSETPMQ, encoded by the coding sequence ATGGATTCAAAAAGAAGTAAACTCATAAAATCCCTATCAGAATACGCACAAATTGCACTTGGAATTATTTTAGCAAGTATTGGTTTAAAAGCCTTTTTACTTCCAAACGGGTTCTTAGATGGCGGTGTTACTGGTATTGCCCTATTAATAAACAGATTAGTACACACCAATATTTCTTTACTATTAGTACTACTAAGTATTCCTTTTTTAATCATTGGCTATTTTACGGTATCAAAACGGATTATTTTAAAATCTGTTATCAGTATTTTAGGCCTTGCATTATTTATCCACTTTGAAAACTTTGGAATTATAACAGAAGACAAGTTTCTAATCTCCATATTTGGTGGTTTATTCTTAGGGTCTGGTATCGGAATAGCTATCAGAAACGGGTGTGTTTTAGATGGATCAGAAATTTTGGGTGTCTTTATAAATGATCGTTTTGGAATAAGTATTGGTAAAGTGATCCTACTATTTAATGTTATTCTATTTACTATCACTGCTTTTGTGATCTCTAAAGAAATAGCCATGTACTCGATCCTTACTTATATTGTAACGGCTAAAGTCACAGATATGGTTATTGAAGGGTTTGAAGATTTTATAGGTGTATCTATTGTGTCTAAAGATTTTGATAAAATTAAAGTCGAAATCATTAAAGAGCTTGGTACAGGAATGACCATTTACAAAGGAAAAAGAGGTTTTATAAACCAAGGTGAGACGGAAGATATAGATATCATACATACCATTATAAACCGTATTGACATAAAAAAAATGTATCGTATTATATCCAATATAGACGAAGATGCCTTTATTGTCGAGTTTGACGTAAACAACGTTAAAGGAGGTGTATTACGACGGTACTTAGATAGAAAAAAAGGCGTAAATTCTGCTAAATTCTTATCAGAAACACCCATGCAATAA
- a CDS encoding GIY-YIG nuclease family protein, which produces MLNLFQYHTRKENNKPKRHTELVLVALKRINNKPQRHAELVSVSHNMKTSYTYIISNKYRTTFYTGVTSNLSKRITEHQNGIGSEFTKKYNLKDLVYYEEFTDINQAIAREKQIKNWKKKWKLNLIKEKNPFLTTLQIM; this is translated from the coding sequence ATGCTGAACTTGTTTCAGTATCACACAAGAAAAGAAAACAACAAACCAAAACGCCATACTGAACTCGTTTTAGTAGCACTAAAAAGAATAAATAACAAACCACAACGTCATGCTGAACTTGTTTCAGTATCACATAATATGAAAACAAGCTATACCTACATAATATCAAATAAATATAGAACAACATTCTATACTGGTGTAACTTCAAACTTGAGTAAAAGAATCACTGAACATCAAAACGGAATTGGCTCTGAGTTCACTAAAAAATATAATTTGAAAGATTTAGTTTACTATGAGGAGTTTACTGATATTAATCAAGCGATAGCAAGAGAAAAGCAAATTAAAAACTGGAAAAAGAAATGGAAACTAAATTTAATTAAAGAAAAAAATCCTTTTCTTACGACATTGCAAATAATGTGA
- a CDS encoding DEAD/DEAH box helicase: MSFQSLGLSEALLKAISKKGYTTPSPIQQKAIPPVLEGHDVLASAQTGTGKTAGFTLPLLHILSENPKEKYRPIRALILTPTRELAAQVYANVKEYSEFLNLRSAVIFGGVNQKPQAATIRQGIDVLVATPGRLIDLESQGLLSLKRVEIFVLDEADRMLDMGFLRDIERVMKLMPDKRQNLMFSATFSKEIRKLANGILNHPVQVEATPENTTVEAITQKVFRVAKAKKTDLIIKLITDGNWKQVLVFNRTKHGANKLVEKMIKAGIKAAAIHGNKSQGARTKALAGFKSGSISVLVATDIAARGLDIPLLPHVINFEIPNISEDYVHRIGRTGRAGANGEAISLVSADETTFLRDIEKLIGMKLPVDILEGFEPDPNASTAPIKPGQNRRQQPRNNKPKGEKSKSKGNSSSNSGGRNRTKSKSRNNDNRR; encoded by the coding sequence ATGTCATTTCAATCTTTAGGCCTATCCGAAGCCTTACTAAAAGCAATTAGTAAAAAAGGATACACTACACCAAGTCCAATTCAACAAAAAGCCATCCCTCCAGTATTGGAAGGGCATGACGTATTGGCTTCGGCACAAACAGGAACAGGTAAAACAGCAGGTTTTACATTACCATTATTACATATCTTATCGGAAAACCCGAAAGAAAAGTATAGACCTATACGTGCGTTAATTTTAACACCAACACGTGAGTTGGCTGCACAAGTGTATGCTAACGTAAAAGAGTATAGTGAGTTTTTAAACTTGCGCAGTGCTGTAATTTTTGGAGGTGTTAATCAAAAACCACAAGCTGCAACTATCCGTCAGGGTATTGATGTATTAGTGGCTACGCCAGGACGTTTGATAGATTTAGAAAGTCAAGGCTTACTATCTTTAAAACGTGTTGAGATTTTCGTGTTAGATGAGGCAGACCGTATGTTAGACATGGGTTTTTTGCGTGATATAGAACGCGTAATGAAACTAATGCCGGACAAACGTCAAAATTTAATGTTCTCTGCAACTTTTTCTAAAGAGATTAGAAAATTAGCAAACGGGATTTTAAATCATCCAGTGCAAGTTGAAGCAACACCAGAAAACACAACAGTTGAAGCTATTACTCAAAAAGTATTTAGAGTAGCCAAAGCTAAAAAAACAGATTTAATTATCAAGTTAATTACTGATGGTAATTGGAAGCAAGTATTGGTTTTTAACCGTACTAAGCATGGTGCTAATAAATTAGTAGAAAAAATGATTAAAGCAGGTATTAAAGCTGCTGCAATCCACGGAAATAAAAGTCAAGGGGCACGTACAAAAGCTTTAGCAGGTTTTAAAAGTGGAAGTATTAGTGTGCTAGTCGCGACAGATATTGCTGCACGTGGTTTAGATATCCCATTATTACCACACGTTATTAATTTTGAAATCCCAAATATCTCAGAAGATTATGTACACCGTATTGGTCGTACTGGTCGTGCAGGAGCTAATGGAGAAGCGATAAGTTTAGTAAGTGCAGACGAAACAACTTTTTTAAGAGATATCGAAAAATTAATTGGTATGAAATTACCAGTTGATATTTTAGAAGGTTTTGAACCTGACCCGAACGCCTCTACAGCACCAATTAAACCAGGACAAAATAGAAGACAACAACCTAGAAATAATAAACCTAAAGGCGAAAAATCTAAATCTAAGGGGAATTCGTCATCAAATTCAGGTGGTCGTAATAGAACTAAATCTAAAAGTAGAAATAACGATAATAGACGCTAA
- a CDS encoding tRNA (cytidine(34)-2'-O)-methyltransferase gives MLNIVLIEPEIPNNTGNIGRLALASGSRLHLVKPFGFELSDKRLKRAGLDYWKHLDVVIYESKEDFFNTNKNENFAFFSSHGTQSHWDIPFKDNQFLVFGKESVGLDKTLLKTHSNSLYKIPLYSEHIRSLNLANSVGIVVFEGLRQLSN, from the coding sequence ATGCTTAATATTGTATTAATAGAACCAGAGATCCCTAATAACACAGGTAATATTGGACGTTTAGCTTTAGCTTCTGGTTCCAGATTACACCTAGTAAAACCTTTCGGCTTCGAACTTAGCGATAAACGTTTAAAACGTGCTGGGTTAGATTATTGGAAACATTTAGATGTGGTTATATACGAGTCGAAAGAAGACTTTTTTAACACCAATAAAAATGAGAATTTTGCATTCTTTTCTAGTCACGGGACACAATCACATTGGGATATTCCTTTTAAAGACAATCAATTTTTAGTCTTTGGAAAAGAGTCTGTTGGTTTAGACAAAACTTTACTCAAAACACATTCAAATTCACTTTACAAAATACCGCTATACAGCGAACATATTAGAAGTTTAAACCTCGCCAACTCTGTTGGTATTGTCGTTTTTGAAGGTTTAAGACAATTATCAAACTAA
- the trpA gene encoding tryptophan synthase subunit alpha has protein sequence MNRINQKLKEDKKLLSIYFSAGYPSLNDTVSIIQNLEKNGVDMIEIGLPFSDPLADGPTIQASSTKALKNGMTTDTLFNQLKDIRQTVSIPLIIMGYFNPMLQYGVEAFCKKCQETGIDGLIIPDLPVDVYNDQYKATFEKYGLINVFLITPQTSVERINFIDSISNGFIYMVSSASVTGGNSGFGIAQTDYFKRIADMKLNNPQIIGFGISDNKTFTQATQYAKGAIIGSAFIKHLTNNGNTNIKAFTDTILN, from the coding sequence ATGAACAGAATAAATCAAAAACTAAAAGAAGACAAAAAGCTATTAAGCATATACTTCTCTGCAGGTTACCCAAGTCTAAACGACACCGTTTCCATCATTCAAAACCTTGAAAAAAACGGCGTAGATATGATTGAAATCGGATTACCTTTTAGTGATCCCTTAGCAGATGGACCAACTATACAAGCTAGTTCTACAAAGGCATTAAAAAACGGAATGACAACAGATACGTTATTCAATCAACTAAAAGACATCCGACAAACAGTATCTATTCCATTAATAATTATGGGTTATTTTAATCCTATGTTACAATATGGCGTGGAAGCATTTTGCAAAAAATGTCAAGAGACAGGTATTGACGGATTAATAATTCCTGATTTACCCGTAGATGTTTACAATGACCAATACAAAGCAACATTTGAGAAGTACGGTTTAATAAATGTCTTTTTAATTACGCCACAGACTAGCGTGGAGCGCATCAACTTTATCGACTCGATATCTAACGGATTTATTTACATGGTAAGTAGCGCTAGCGTAACAGGAGGTAATTCTGGTTTTGGAATAGCACAAACGGATTACTTTAAGCGTATTGCAGACATGAAATTAAATAATCCTCAAATTATAGGTTTTGGTATTTCTGATAATAAAACATTTACACAGGCGACACAATATGCAAAAGGAGCAATTATTGGAAGTGCTTTTATAAAACACTTAACTAACAATGGCAACACCAATATAAAAGCCTTTACAGATACTATATTAAATTAA
- the trpB gene encoding tryptophan synthase subunit beta, which translates to MSFNINDKGYYGEFGGAYIPEMLYPNVEELRQNYLKIMAEPSFKEEFDLLLKDYVGRPSPLYFAKRLSEKYNTKIYLKREDLNHTGAHKINNTIGQILMAQRLGKTRIIAETGAGQHGVATATVCALMGMECIVYMGEIDIARQAPNVARMKMLGAEVRPALSGSRTLKDATNEAIRDWINNPVNTHYIIGSVVGPHPYPDMVARFQAVVSEEIKWQLKEKEGRDKPDYVIACVGGGSNAAGAFYHYLDDTEVKLIAVEAAGKGIHSGESAATSILGKEGIIHGSKTLLMQTPDGQITEPYSISAGLDYPGVGPMHAHLYKTGRAEFISITDDQAMTSGLQLSQLEGIIPAIESSHAFAVFEDKKFNPEDVVVINLSGRGDKDLQNYIDYFKL; encoded by the coding sequence ATGAGCTTTAATATTAATGACAAAGGTTATTATGGCGAATTTGGTGGTGCTTACATCCCAGAAATGCTATATCCAAACGTAGAAGAATTACGTCAAAACTATCTTAAAATAATGGCAGAACCTTCTTTTAAAGAAGAGTTTGACCTATTATTAAAGGATTACGTTGGCCGTCCTTCCCCACTCTATTTTGCAAAACGACTGAGTGAAAAATATAACACAAAAATATACTTAAAACGCGAAGACTTAAATCATACTGGCGCTCACAAAATCAACAATACAATTGGTCAGATTTTAATGGCGCAGCGTTTAGGAAAAACACGTATTATTGCTGAAACTGGCGCAGGTCAACACGGTGTTGCAACTGCAACCGTTTGTGCGTTAATGGGCATGGAATGTATCGTCTACATGGGCGAAATTGATATTGCACGCCAAGCTCCAAACGTAGCTCGAATGAAAATGCTAGGCGCAGAAGTCCGTCCCGCATTATCAGGAAGTCGTACTTTAAAAGATGCTACAAACGAAGCTATTAGAGACTGGATTAACAATCCTGTAAACACGCATTACATAATAGGAAGTGTTGTAGGACCACACCCTTATCCGGATATGGTGGCCCGTTTCCAAGCGGTGGTTTCAGAAGAAATTAAATGGCAATTAAAAGAGAAAGAAGGTCGTGACAAGCCAGACTACGTTATTGCGTGTGTTGGTGGTGGTAGTAATGCAGCAGGTGCTTTTTATCATTATTTAGATGATACAGAGGTTAAACTTATAGCAGTAGAAGCAGCAGGAAAAGGGATTCACTCTGGCGAAAGTGCCGCAACATCAATATTAGGTAAAGAAGGGATTATTCACGGAAGTAAGACCTTGCTTATGCAAACACCCGATGGACAAATAACAGAACCGTATTCGATTTCTGCAGGATTAGATTATCCTGGCGTTGGTCCAATGCATGCGCATTTATACAAAACAGGTCGCGCGGAATTTATTTCCATCACAGACGACCAAGCCATGACATCAGGTTTGCAATTAAGTCAATTAGAAGGTATTATTCCTGCAATAGAAAGCTCGCATGCTTTTGCTGTTTTTGAAGATAAAAAGTTTAATCCAGAGGATGTTGTTGTAATTAATTTATCAGGACGTGGTGATAAAGATTTACAAAATTACATCGACTATTTTAAATTGTAA
- a CDS encoding DUF6500 family protein, giving the protein MTLALKDKIIDVCNKKIAQKGDSVGVSFYAFFKNKNDDPELLMEAATWWIQTHKLDHFEKAVKIKSLIENI; this is encoded by the coding sequence ATGACACTTGCTTTAAAAGATAAAATCATAGACGTTTGCAATAAAAAAATTGCTCAAAAAGGAGACTCCGTTGGAGTCTCTTTTTATGCTTTTTTTAAAAACAAAAATGATGATCCAGAATTGTTAATGGAAGCTGCTACTTGGTGGATACAAACTCATAAATTGGATCATTTTGAGAAGGCAGTAAAAATTAAAAGTTTAATAGAAAATATCTAG
- a CDS encoding GNAT family N-acetyltransferase produces MATITFREATLEDKPMLLQFEQQLIAFERPFDRILKDDCSYYDLDFLIQSKDIKLIVAAVDNTLIASGYAKIIKAKPYHKITEYTYMGFMYVDPEYRGQGVIQNIIEHLKQWSISINVFETRLEVYSENTSAIKAYQKKGFRNRMIEMKMDLK; encoded by the coding sequence ATGGCAACAATCACGTTTAGAGAAGCAACACTGGAGGACAAACCAATGCTATTACAATTTGAACAACAACTTATTGCCTTTGAGCGTCCTTTTGATCGTATTTTAAAAGATGATTGTTCGTATTACGATCTTGACTTTTTAATACAATCAAAAGACATTAAACTAATCGTTGCTGCAGTTGACAATACACTTATCGCTTCAGGCTATGCCAAAATTATTAAAGCAAAGCCCTACCATAAAATTACAGAATACACCTATATGGGGTTTATGTATGTCGACCCAGAATATAGAGGTCAAGGTGTGATTCAGAATATAATTGAACACTTAAAACAATGGTCCATTAGCATAAATGTCTTTGAAACAAGATTAGAAGTATATAGTGAGAATACCTCAGCTATTAAAGCTTATCAAAAGAAAGGGTTTAGAAACAGAATGATCGAAATGAAAATGGATCTTAAATAA
- a CDS encoding VF530 family DNA-binding protein: METQKNNPLHGIKLEQIVTDLESHYGWEYMGHVIKIKCFTDNPSIKSSLKFLRRTPWARTKVENMYLQYLKKNK, encoded by the coding sequence GTGGAAACACAAAAAAACAATCCTTTACACGGTATAAAACTGGAACAAATCGTAACGGATTTAGAATCGCATTATGGCTGGGAATATATGGGGCATGTTATAAAAATTAAATGTTTTACCGACAACCCTTCAATTAAATCTAGTTTAAAATTTTTACGTCGTACACCTTGGGCTAGAACGAAGGTCGAAAACATGTATTTACAGTATTTGAAGAAAAATAAGTAA